A stretch of Janibacter endophyticus DNA encodes these proteins:
- the rpsD gene encoding 30S ribosomal protein S4, protein MARYTGPITKKSRRLKLDLVGGDKYFELRPFPPGQHGRRRIQEKEYLTQLQEKQRARFTYGVMEKQFVRYYKEAANRPGKTGSNLLTILESRLDNVIYRAGLARTRRHARQLVTHGHFEINGVRTDVPSHRVEQYDIITVRKQSVESFPFQLARETFGERPIPAWLHVVPGSLKILVHQLPTREQIDTPLTEQLIVELYSKN, encoded by the coding sequence ATGGCTCGTTACACCGGCCCCATCACCAAGAAGTCCCGTCGTCTCAAGCTCGACCTCGTCGGCGGCGACAAGTACTTCGAGCTCCGTCCCTTCCCGCCCGGCCAGCATGGCCGTCGCCGGATCCAGGAGAAGGAGTACCTCACCCAGCTCCAGGAGAAGCAGCGCGCCCGCTTCACCTACGGCGTCATGGAGAAGCAGTTCGTCCGGTACTACAAGGAGGCGGCCAACCGCCCCGGCAAGACCGGCTCGAACCTGCTGACGATCCTCGAGTCCCGGCTCGACAACGTCATCTACCGCGCGGGCCTGGCCCGCACCCGCCGTCACGCGCGTCAGCTCGTCACGCACGGTCACTTCGAGATCAACGGTGTCCGCACCGACGTCCCGAGCCACCGCGTCGAGCAGTACGACATCATCACGGTCCGCAAGCAGTCGGTGGAGTCCTTCCCCTTCCAGCTGGCCCGTGAGACCTTCGGCGAGCGTCCGATCCCGGCGTGGCTCCACGTCGTCCCGGGCAGCCTGAAGATCCTCGTGCACCAGCTGCCGACTCGTGAGCAGATCGACACCCCGCTCACCGAGCAGCTGATCGTCGAGCTCTACTCGAAGAACTGA
- a CDS encoding DNA-directed RNA polymerase subunit alpha, whose protein sequence is MLIAQRPTLSEEVVADNRSRFVIEPLEPGFGYTLGNSLRRTLLSSIPGASLTSIRIDGVLHEFSTIPGVKEDVTEIILNLKGLVVSSENDEPVVMYLRKTGAGPITAADINPPAGVEVHNPDLHIATLNDKGSVEMELTVERGRGYVSAQQNKSGDQEIGRIPVDSIYSPVLAVTYKVEATRVEQRTDFDRLVVDVETKSSMTPADAMASAGKTLVELFGLARELNVEAEGIDMGPSPTDAALAADMALPIEDLDLTVRSYNCLKREGIHTVGELVGRSEADLLDIRNFGAKSIDEVKAKLHSMGMALKDSPPGFDPSQIVDSYGDEDYDDQSFAEDEQF, encoded by the coding sequence GTGCTCATCGCACAGCGCCCCACCCTCAGCGAGGAGGTCGTCGCCGACAACCGCTCGCGGTTCGTCATCGAGCCCCTCGAGCCTGGCTTCGGCTACACCCTCGGCAACTCCCTGCGTCGCACCCTGCTCTCGAGCATCCCGGGTGCCTCCCTCACCTCGATCCGGATCGACGGCGTGCTCCACGAGTTCTCCACGATCCCGGGAGTGAAGGAAGACGTCACCGAGATCATCCTCAACCTAAAGGGCCTCGTCGTCTCCTCGGAGAACGACGAGCCGGTCGTCATGTACCTGCGCAAGACCGGCGCCGGCCCGATCACCGCCGCGGACATCAACCCGCCGGCCGGTGTCGAGGTCCACAACCCCGACCTGCACATCGCGACGCTCAACGACAAGGGCAGCGTCGAGATGGAGCTGACCGTCGAGCGTGGCCGTGGCTACGTCTCGGCGCAGCAGAACAAGTCGGGTGACCAGGAGATCGGCCGGATCCCGGTCGACTCGATCTACAGCCCGGTCCTCGCCGTGACCTACAAGGTCGAGGCGACCCGTGTCGAGCAGCGCACCGACTTCGACCGTCTCGTCGTCGATGTCGAGACCAAGAGCTCGATGACCCCGGCAGACGCGATGGCCTCCGCCGGCAAGACGCTCGTCGAGCTCTTCGGCCTGGCCCGCGAGCTCAACGTCGAGGCCGAGGGCATCGACATGGGCCCCTCGCCGACGGACGCGGCGCTCGCTGCCGACATGGCGCTGCCGATCGAGGACCTCGACCTCACGGTCCGCTCGTACAACTGCCTCAAGCGCGAGGGCATCCACACCGTGGGTGAGCTCGTCGGCCGCAGCGAGGCCGACCTCCTCGACATCCGCAACTTCGGTGCGAAGTCGATCGACGAGGTCAAGGCCAAGCTGCACAGCATGGGCATGGCCCTCAAGGACAGCCCTCCCGGCTTCG
- the scpA gene encoding methylmalonyl-CoA mutase: MSAIPDLSGADLGAGRPAEGAAERWSRLLEATPGAADGWETPEHIRVAPVYTEADTEGLDFLETVPGAPPFLRGPYPTMYVNQPWTIRQYAGFSTAEESNAFYRRNLAAGQKGLSVAFDLATHRGYDSDHPRVEGDVGMAGVAIDSIYDMRTLFDGIPLDQMSVSMTMNGAVLPILALYVVAAEEQGVSPEQLSGTIQNDILKEFMVRNTYIYPPEPSMRIISDIFAFTSATMPRFNSISISGYHMQEAGATQDLELAYTLADGIEYIRAGRDAGLDVDKFAPRLSFFWAIGMNFFMEIAKMRAARLLWARLVQENFEPQSSKSLSLRTHSQTSGWSLTAQDVFNNVVRTGIEAMASTQGHTQSLHTNALDEAIALPTDFSARIARNTQLVLQQESGTTRVIDPWGGSAYVERLTHDIAKRAWAHIEEVEKAGGMAKAIEAGIPKMRIEEAAARTQARIDSGAQPVIGVNTYPVPEDAADEAFDILKVDNASVRQQQLAKLERLRAERDDAEVEAALTALTEGAKAAGGSMETNLLALAIEAARAKATVGEMSTALEEVYGRYTAQIRTISGVYRDEAKGSSSVAAAQAKVAEFEQAEGRRPRILVAKMGQDGHDRGQKVIATAFADLGFDVDVGPLFQTPGEVARQAVEADVHVVGVSSLAAGHLTLVPALRRELDDLGRQDLMIVVGGVIPSQDFEELRAAGADDIYPPGTVIADAALRLVDALKERSTDA, from the coding sequence ATGAGCGCCATCCCCGACCTCTCCGGCGCCGACCTCGGCGCCGGCCGGCCCGCCGAGGGCGCCGCCGAGCGCTGGAGCCGGCTCCTCGAGGCCACGCCGGGTGCGGCCGACGGCTGGGAGACGCCCGAGCACATCCGGGTCGCCCCGGTCTACACCGAGGCCGACACCGAGGGGCTCGACTTCCTCGAGACGGTGCCCGGTGCTCCGCCCTTCCTCCGCGGCCCGTACCCGACGATGTACGTCAACCAGCCGTGGACGATCCGGCAGTACGCGGGATTCTCGACCGCCGAGGAGTCCAACGCCTTCTACCGACGCAACCTCGCCGCCGGGCAGAAGGGACTCTCCGTCGCCTTCGACCTCGCGACGCACCGCGGCTACGACTCCGACCACCCGCGCGTCGAGGGCGACGTCGGCATGGCCGGTGTCGCGATCGACTCGATCTACGACATGCGGACCCTCTTCGACGGGATCCCGCTGGACCAGATGTCGGTGTCGATGACGATGAACGGCGCGGTGCTGCCGATCCTCGCCCTCTACGTTGTCGCGGCGGAGGAGCAGGGGGTGTCGCCGGAGCAGCTCTCGGGGACCATCCAGAACGACATCCTCAAGGAGTTCATGGTCCGCAACACCTACATCTACCCGCCCGAGCCGTCGATGCGGATCATCTCCGACATCTTCGCCTTCACCTCGGCCACGATGCCGCGCTTCAACTCGATCTCGATCTCCGGCTACCACATGCAGGAGGCCGGGGCGACGCAGGACCTCGAGCTCGCGTACACCCTCGCCGACGGCATCGAGTACATCCGGGCCGGCCGCGACGCGGGTCTCGACGTCGACAAGTTCGCGCCGCGCCTGTCCTTCTTCTGGGCCATCGGCATGAACTTCTTCATGGAGATCGCCAAGATGCGCGCCGCGCGCCTGCTGTGGGCGCGGCTCGTCCAGGAGAACTTCGAGCCGCAGAGCAGCAAGTCGCTCTCGCTGCGCACCCACAGCCAGACCTCCGGCTGGAGCCTCACCGCGCAGGACGTCTTCAACAACGTCGTCCGCACCGGCATCGAGGCGATGGCGAGCACGCAGGGTCACACCCAGTCGCTGCACACGAACGCCCTCGACGAGGCGATCGCGCTGCCGACCGACTTCTCCGCCCGCATCGCGCGCAACACCCAGCTCGTGCTGCAGCAGGAGTCGGGAACGACGCGGGTCATCGACCCGTGGGGCGGCAGCGCCTACGTCGAGCGGCTCACGCACGACATCGCCAAGCGTGCCTGGGCGCACATCGAGGAGGTCGAGAAGGCCGGCGGCATGGCCAAGGCCATCGAGGCCGGCATCCCGAAGATGCGCATCGAGGAGGCGGCCGCGCGCACGCAGGCGCGGATCGACTCGGGTGCCCAGCCCGTCATCGGGGTCAACACCTACCCGGTCCCAGAAGACGCTGCGGACGAGGCCTTTGACATCTTGAAGGTCGACAACGCCTCGGTGCGCCAGCAGCAGCTCGCCAAGCTCGAGCGGCTGCGCGCCGAGCGTGACGACGCCGAGGTCGAGGCGGCGCTGACCGCGCTCACCGAGGGTGCCAAGGCCGCCGGCGGCTCGATGGAGACCAACCTCCTCGCGCTCGCCATCGAGGCGGCCCGCGCCAAGGCGACCGTCGGCGAGATGTCCACCGCCCTCGAGGAGGTCTACGGCCGCTACACCGCGCAGATCCGTACGATCTCCGGTGTGTACCGGGACGAGGCGAAGGGCAGCAGCTCCGTGGCGGCCGCGCAGGCCAAGGTGGCGGAGTTCGAGCAGGCCGAGGGCCGCCGACCGCGGATCCTCGTCGCGAAGATGGGCCAGGACGGGCACGACCGCGGCCAGAAGGTCATCGCGACCGCCTTCGCCGACCTCGGCTTCGACGTCGACGTGGGCCCGCTCTTCCAGACGCCCGGCGAGGTGGCGCGTCAGGCCGTCGAGGCCGACGTCCACGTCGTCGGGGTGAGCTCGCTCGCGGCCGGGCACCTCACGCTCGTACCGGCGCTGCGACGCGAGCTCGACGACCTCGGGCGCCAGGACCTCATGATCGTCGTCGGCGGGGTCATCCCGTCGCAGGACTTCGAGGAGCTGCGCGCTGCCGGGGCCGACGACATCTACCCGCCGGGCACCGTGATCGCCGACGCGGCGCTGCGCCTCGTGGACGCCCTCAAGGAGCGCTCGACGGATGCCTGA
- a CDS encoding BCCT family transporter: MESLARRLGLRTQPTIFFVSAGLMILILALLLVFPAQLGEAFGSGREWVVTNLGWYFIFGVTAWLVMLLVVAFGPYGEIVLGDKDQKPEYSFFSWFTMLFAGGIGTVLMFWGVAEPISHFTTPPKAGVEAYTPEAATDAMNFSLYHLSLHTWAIFALPGLAFAYFIHRYKLPARVSSVFYPLLKERIYGPIGRAIDIIAILGTLFGVAVSIGLGTSQIGAGLNALFGWENGTTLQVLVIVVLTTVAVGSIVAGLDKGIKFLSNLNIGMAIGLMIFIFLAGGMTLFLTRQLFETLGAYLTALPGLALWNDALARETGDGWGWQGGWTVFYWAWTVSWAPFMGIFLARISRGRTIRQFVLGVLFAPSLFTLIWFVVFGWSAMRIDGMDGAEGPISAAVAESVPLAMFEFFSHYPLTTILQGLAVIIVALFFATSADSSSLVVDMLCTGDGEAGPVRQRMFWGISQGALAALLIVLAGEEGLTALQQVITVVGLPMFTLMFLAGISLLVALRKERLRFVTEVVGVPQEAKEAGTDALERGEIVHQSAEGEAARREALESER, translated from the coding sequence ATGGAATCTCTGGCACGCCGCCTGGGGCTGCGCACGCAGCCGACGATCTTCTTCGTGTCAGCCGGGTTGATGATCCTCATCCTCGCCCTGCTGCTCGTCTTCCCCGCACAGCTCGGGGAGGCCTTCGGCAGCGGTCGCGAGTGGGTCGTCACCAACCTCGGCTGGTACTTCATCTTCGGGGTGACGGCCTGGCTCGTCATGCTGCTCGTCGTCGCCTTCGGACCGTACGGCGAGATCGTCCTCGGGGACAAGGACCAGAAGCCGGAGTACTCCTTCTTCTCCTGGTTCACCATGCTCTTCGCCGGTGGTATCGGCACGGTCCTGATGTTCTGGGGTGTGGCGGAGCCGATCTCGCACTTCACGACGCCGCCGAAGGCGGGGGTGGAGGCGTACACGCCCGAGGCCGCGACCGACGCGATGAACTTCTCGCTCTACCACCTGAGCCTGCACACCTGGGCGATCTTCGCCCTGCCGGGCCTGGCCTTCGCGTACTTCATCCACCGGTACAAGCTCCCGGCGCGCGTCAGCTCGGTCTTCTACCCGCTGCTCAAGGAGCGGATCTACGGGCCGATCGGCCGCGCGATCGACATCATCGCGATCCTCGGCACGCTCTTCGGTGTCGCCGTCTCGATCGGTCTGGGGACCTCCCAGATCGGCGCCGGCCTCAACGCGCTCTTCGGCTGGGAGAACGGCACGACGCTGCAGGTGCTCGTCATCGTCGTCCTCACGACGGTGGCCGTGGGCTCGATCGTCGCGGGCCTCGACAAGGGCATCAAGTTCCTCAGCAACCTCAACATCGGCATGGCGATCGGACTGATGATCTTCATCTTCCTCGCCGGCGGCATGACGCTCTTCCTCACCCGTCAGCTCTTCGAGACCCTCGGCGCCTACCTCACCGCGCTCCCGGGCCTGGCGCTGTGGAACGACGCGCTCGCCCGCGAGACCGGCGACGGCTGGGGCTGGCAGGGCGGCTGGACCGTCTTCTACTGGGCCTGGACTGTGTCCTGGGCGCCCTTCATGGGCATCTTCCTCGCCCGGATCTCCCGCGGTCGGACGATCCGCCAGTTCGTCCTCGGCGTCCTCTTCGCGCCCTCGCTCTTCACGCTCATCTGGTTCGTCGTCTTCGGGTGGTCTGCCATGCGGATCGACGGGATGGATGGCGCGGAGGGCCCGATCTCCGCCGCCGTCGCCGAGAGCGTGCCGCTGGCGATGTTCGAGTTCTTCAGCCACTATCCGCTGACGACGATCCTCCAGGGCCTGGCCGTCATCATCGTCGCGCTCTTCTTCGCGACGAGCGCCGACTCGTCCTCGCTCGTCGTCGACATGCTCTGCACCGGTGACGGCGAGGCCGGCCCGGTCCGCCAGCGGATGTTCTGGGGCATCTCCCAGGGCGCCCTTGCTGCTCTCCTCATCGTCCTCGCCGGGGAGGAGGGGTTGACCGCGCTGCAGCAGGTGATCACCGTCGTGGGTCTGCCGATGTTCACCCTGATGTTCCTCGCGGGCATCTCCTTGCTCGTGGCCCTGCGCAAGGAACGCCTGCGCTTCGTCACGGAGGTCGTCGGTGTCCCGCAGGAGGCGAAGGAGGCCGGCACGGACGCGCTCGAGCGCGGGGAGATCGTCCACCAGTCCGCCGAGGGCGAGGCCGCCCGCCGCGAGGCGCTCGAGTCTGAGCGGTAG
- a CDS encoding methylmalonyl-CoA mutase family protein, translating into MTVTPDDAVMTLAGDFPTTSLDRWQELVAGVVNRSRAEDAHLSGPEAVESLTTTLPDGIVLQPLYQGKRTALGLPGAMPFTRGSGPRKPDQPWDVRQLFEGTDAEQVRRAVLDDLERGVTSAWVALGDGYLAPADLAAALDGVLLDLAPVAVSAVTQQREAAEALLAVLEGAGTTAPGSSLGLDPIGAAAATGEAADLTGLAPFARRAAALDGLVALTVDSRIYHDAGATDVEEVALAVATAVAYVRALEDEGVSPAEAFAAVDFRVATTADQFATIAKLRVLRRLWARVGELADVPEEVRGARIHAVTSTRMLTATDPWVNVLRGTIACFAASAGGADRITVLPYDTPMGLPEAFSRRLARNTQSLLAFESHVAAVADPAGGSWYVESLTEDMAQRAWARLGEIDAAGGVAAVLADGSLATTLEGMWAERLAGLSTRSIPLTGTSTFPLAGETPLTRTPRPETPTGGLTRHRDGEVFEQLRSRTSAGDAPSVLLVSPGTRRDFGARQTFATNLLAVAGIGAELAEEVDAAGAAEAARAGGHTVAVVATSPKVNATVGAEVISSLREAGVSTVVLAGRATELGEGHPDVVEAREGVDVVALLSDLLDQLTEGDAR; encoded by the coding sequence GTGACCGTCACCCCCGACGATGCCGTGATGACCCTGGCCGGGGACTTCCCGACCACCAGCCTCGATCGCTGGCAAGAGCTCGTCGCGGGGGTGGTGAACCGGTCCCGGGCCGAGGACGCCCACCTCAGCGGCCCCGAGGCGGTCGAGTCCCTCACGACGACGCTGCCCGACGGGATCGTGCTCCAGCCGCTGTACCAGGGCAAGCGCACGGCGCTGGGCCTGCCCGGCGCCATGCCCTTCACCCGGGGCAGCGGACCGCGCAAACCCGACCAGCCGTGGGACGTGCGCCAGCTCTTCGAGGGGACCGACGCCGAGCAGGTGCGTCGGGCCGTGCTCGACGACCTCGAGCGGGGCGTCACCTCCGCGTGGGTGGCCCTCGGCGACGGCTACCTCGCTCCCGCAGACCTCGCCGCGGCGCTCGACGGAGTGCTCCTCGACCTCGCGCCGGTCGCCGTGTCCGCCGTGACCCAGCAGCGCGAGGCCGCCGAGGCGCTCCTGGCGGTCCTCGAGGGCGCCGGCACGACCGCCCCCGGCTCGAGCCTCGGCCTCGACCCGATCGGTGCGGCCGCCGCCACCGGCGAGGCTGCCGACCTGACCGGCCTTGCCCCCTTCGCCCGGCGGGCTGCCGCCCTCGACGGACTCGTCGCACTGACCGTCGACTCCCGGATCTACCACGACGCCGGCGCGACCGACGTCGAGGAGGTGGCGCTGGCCGTCGCGACCGCCGTCGCCTACGTCCGTGCCCTCGAGGACGAAGGGGTGAGCCCGGCCGAGGCCTTCGCCGCCGTCGACTTCCGGGTCGCGACGACCGCCGACCAGTTCGCGACGATCGCCAAGCTCCGCGTCCTGCGGCGCCTGTGGGCCCGCGTGGGCGAGCTCGCCGACGTCCCGGAGGAGGTCCGCGGGGCCCGCATCCACGCGGTGACCTCGACCCGGATGCTCACGGCCACCGACCCGTGGGTCAACGTCCTGCGCGGCACCATCGCCTGCTTCGCCGCGAGCGCCGGCGGCGCCGACCGCATCACGGTGCTGCCCTACGACACCCCGATGGGCCTGCCCGAGGCCTTCTCGCGCCGCCTGGCGCGCAACACCCAGAGCCTGCTCGCCTTCGAGAGCCACGTCGCGGCCGTCGCCGACCCGGCCGGAGGGTCCTGGTACGTCGAGTCGCTCACCGAGGATATGGCGCAGCGCGCCTGGGCCCGTCTCGGCGAGATCGACGCCGCCGGCGGCGTCGCCGCCGTCCTCGCCGACGGCTCGCTCGCGACCACGCTCGAGGGCATGTGGGCCGAGCGGCTCGCAGGCCTCTCGACCCGCAGCATCCCGCTCACCGGCACCTCCACCTTCCCGCTCGCCGGCGAGACCCCGCTGACGCGCACCCCGCGCCCCGAGACGCCGACCGGTGGGCTCACGCGGCACCGCGACGGAGAGGTCTTCGAGCAGCTGCGCTCCCGCACCTCCGCGGGGGACGCGCCCTCGGTGCTCCTCGTGAGCCCCGGCACCCGCCGCGACTTCGGTGCTCGGCAGACCTTCGCCACCAACCTCCTCGCGGTCGCCGGCATCGGCGCCGAGCTCGCCGAGGAGGTCGACGCCGCCGGTGCCGCCGAGGCCGCCCGCGCCGGTGGGCACACCGTCGCCGTCGTCGCCACCTCCCCGAAGGTCAACGCGACCGTCGGCGCCGAGGTGATCTCCTCCCTTCGTGAGGCCGGGGTGAGCACCGTCGTCCTCGCCGGCCGGGCCACCGAGCTGGGGGAGGGTCACCCCGACGTCGTCGAGGCCCGCGAAGGGGTCGACGTCGTCGCCCTGCTCTCTGACCTGCTCGACCAGCTCACCGAAGGAGACGCCCGATGA
- the rpmJ gene encoding 50S ribosomal protein L36 gives MKVQPSVKKICDKCKVIRRNGRVMVICENLRHKQRQG, from the coding sequence GTGAAGGTTCAGCCGAGCGTCAAGAAGATCTGCGACAAGTGCAAGGTGATCCGCCGTAACGGTCGGGTCATGGTGATCTGCGAGAACCTGCGCCACAAGCAGCGCCAGGGCTGA
- the map gene encoding type I methionyl aminopeptidase: protein MGWLGRERVAPKSAEQLLLMRTAGLLVGRTLEMLRGEVREGVTTGQLDALAESFIRDHGGVPNFQLVPGYRHTLCTSVNEQIVHGIPGDRVLEPGDLLSIDCGAEVEGWNGDAAMTVVVGGDDAARPEDVRLSEATRTSMWAGIAALRNGGRISDVGSAVHGSIERSGRADGRAYGIVLDYVGHGIGEDMHMPPQVPNYRHGGKSPVTPVGTTICIEPMITLGAQENHVLADEWTIVTDDGSRAAHWEHSVAITDRGLWVLTEIDGGEAALTAAGAPFGPLGD from the coding sequence GTGGGCTGGCTGGGCCGGGAGAGGGTCGCGCCGAAGTCCGCTGAGCAGCTGCTGCTCATGCGGACGGCCGGCCTCCTCGTCGGGCGCACCCTGGAGATGCTCCGGGGCGAGGTGCGCGAAGGGGTGACGACGGGGCAGCTCGACGCCCTCGCCGAGTCCTTCATCCGGGACCACGGCGGGGTCCCGAACTTCCAGCTCGTGCCCGGCTACCGCCACACCCTGTGCACCTCGGTCAACGAGCAGATCGTCCACGGCATCCCGGGCGACCGGGTGCTGGAGCCCGGTGACCTGCTGAGCATCGACTGCGGTGCCGAGGTCGAGGGCTGGAACGGCGACGCCGCGATGACCGTCGTCGTCGGGGGTGACGACGCCGCGCGGCCCGAGGACGTGCGGCTCAGCGAGGCCACCCGGACCTCGATGTGGGCCGGCATCGCCGCGCTGCGCAACGGCGGGCGGATCAGCGACGTCGGGTCGGCGGTCCACGGGTCGATCGAGCGCTCGGGCCGCGCCGACGGGCGCGCCTACGGCATCGTCCTCGACTACGTCGGCCACGGCATCGGCGAGGACATGCACATGCCTCCCCAGGTGCCCAACTACCGGCACGGCGGCAAGAGCCCGGTTACCCCGGTCGGGACGACGATCTGCATCGAGCCGATGATCACGCTCGGGGCGCAGGAGAACCACGTGCTCGCCGACGAGTGGACGATCGTCACCGACGACGGCTCGCGGGCGGCGCACTGGGAGCACTCGGTCGCGATCACCGACCGCGGGCTCTGGGTGCTCACCGAGATCGACGGGGGAGAGGCGGCCCTCACGGCCGCCGGTGCCCCCTTCGGACCACTGGGGGACTGA
- the meaB gene encoding methylmalonyl Co-A mutase-associated GTPase MeaB — translation MPDPVADLVAGVRARSRAHVARAITLVESSRPDHREQARELLATLAPDTGRSVRVGISGIPGAGKSTFIDALGTRLVERGHRVAVVAVDPSSSRTGGSVLGDRTRMAQLTASEDAFVRPSPSGSHLGGVARATRESMLVLEAAGFDVVLVETVGVGQSEVAVAEMVDTFLMLALARGGDQLQGIKRGILEMADVIAVNKADGPHESDAWVAARELSGAMRLMNPDPRARRTPVLTCSAHTGAGLDEVWQAVLDHRAWLEEQGSLESRRREQQTSWMWAMVDAELRDGVRRSPSVRAVLTEVQEGVADGTVSAVDAAQQVLEAFFADRARGADAVTDDAG, via the coding sequence ATGCCTGACCCGGTCGCCGACCTCGTGGCCGGCGTCCGGGCGCGCTCCCGGGCGCACGTCGCGCGGGCGATCACGCTCGTCGAGTCCTCGCGCCCGGACCACCGGGAGCAGGCCCGCGAGCTGCTCGCCACGCTCGCGCCCGACACCGGGCGCAGCGTCCGCGTGGGCATCTCGGGCATCCCCGGCGCCGGCAAGTCGACCTTCATCGACGCGCTCGGCACCCGGCTCGTCGAGCGGGGTCACCGCGTCGCCGTCGTCGCGGTCGACCCGTCGTCCTCGCGGACCGGTGGCTCCGTCCTCGGCGACCGCACCCGGATGGCCCAGCTCACGGCGAGCGAGGACGCCTTCGTGCGACCCTCGCCGTCGGGCAGCCACCTCGGGGGAGTGGCCCGGGCGACCCGGGAGTCCATGCTCGTCCTCGAGGCCGCGGGCTTCGACGTCGTCCTCGTCGAGACCGTCGGGGTCGGCCAGTCCGAGGTGGCGGTCGCCGAGATGGTCGACACCTTCCTCATGCTCGCGCTCGCCCGGGGCGGCGACCAGCTCCAGGGCATCAAGCGCGGCATCCTCGAGATGGCCGACGTCATCGCGGTCAACAAGGCCGACGGGCCGCACGAGTCCGACGCCTGGGTGGCTGCCCGCGAGCTGTCCGGGGCGATGCGCCTCATGAACCCCGACCCGCGGGCCCGCCGCACCCCGGTGCTCACCTGCTCCGCGCACACCGGGGCCGGGCTCGACGAGGTCTGGCAGGCGGTCCTCGACCACCGCGCCTGGCTCGAGGAGCAGGGGTCGCTGGAGTCCCGGCGGCGCGAGCAGCAGACGAGCTGGATGTGGGCGATGGTCGACGCCGAGCTGCGCGACGGCGTCCGGCGTAGCCCGTCGGTCCGCGCCGTCCTCACCGAGGTCCAGGAGGGTGTGGCCGACGGGACCGTCAGCGCGGTCGACGCCGCGCAGCAGGTCCTCGAGGCCTTCTTCGCGGACCGTGCGCGGGGCGCCGACGCCGTCACCGACGACGCCGGCTGA
- the rpsK gene encoding 30S ribosomal protein S11, which produces MPPKTRSGAKVRRKVKKNVAVGQAHIKSTFNNTIISITDPSGAVISWASAGQVGFKGSRKSTPYAAQMAAEAAARRAMEHGMRKVDVFVKGPGSGRETAIRSLTAAGLEVGAISDVTPSPHNGVRPPKRRRV; this is translated from the coding sequence ATGCCTCCCAAGACCCGCTCCGGCGCCAAGGTGCGTCGCAAGGTCAAGAAGAACGTCGCCGTGGGCCAGGCCCACATCAAGAGCACGTTCAACAACACGATCATCTCCATCACGGACCCCTCCGGTGCCGTGATCTCCTGGGCCTCCGCGGGCCAGGTGGGCTTCAAGGGCTCGCGCAAGTCGACTCCCTACGCCGCCCAGATGGCCGCCGAGGCCGCCGCGCGTCGCGCGATGGAGCACGGCATGCGCAAGGTCGACGTCTTCGTCAAGGGCCCCGGCTCTGGTCGTGAGACGGCGATCCGCTCCCTGACCGCCGCCGGCCTCGAGGTCGGCGCGATCAGCGATGTCACCCCCAGCCCGCACAACGGGGTCCGTCCGCCCAAGCGCCGTCGCGTCTGA
- the infA gene encoding translation initiation factor IF-1 has translation MAKKDGVIEVEGTIVEALPNAMFRVELTNGHKVLAHISGKMRQHYIRILPEDKVVVELSPYDLTRGRIVFRYR, from the coding sequence ATGGCCAAGAAGGACGGTGTCATCGAGGTCGAGGGCACGATCGTCGAAGCGCTCCCGAACGCAATGTTCCGGGTCGAGCTGACGAACGGTCACAAGGTTCTCGCCCACATCTCGGGCAAGATGCGTCAGCACTACATCCGAATCCTCCCGGAGGACAAGGTTGTCGTCGAGTTGAGCCCGTACGACCTGACCCGCGGCCGGATCGTCTTCCGTTACCGCTGA
- the rpsM gene encoding 30S ribosomal protein S13 has translation MARLVGVDLPRDKRVEVALTYIFGVGRTTSQKALAATGVDPSTRVKDLDDTQLVALRDWLEANAKLEGDLRREVAADIRRKVEIGTYEGLRHRRGLPVRGQRTKTNARTRKGPKRTVAGKKKVGK, from the coding sequence ATGGCACGTCTTGTTGGAGTGGACCTGCCGCGCGACAAGCGCGTCGAGGTCGCACTGACCTACATCTTCGGCGTCGGTCGCACGACCTCGCAGAAGGCTCTCGCCGCTACCGGCGTCGACCCGAGCACCCGCGTCAAGGACCTCGACGACACCCAGCTCGTCGCGCTCCGTGACTGGCTCGAGGCCAACGCCAAGCTCGAGGGTGACCTCCGCCGTGAGGTCGCCGCGGACATCCGCCGCAAGGTCGAGATCGGCACCTACGAGGGCCTCCGCCACCGCCGCGGTCTGCCGGTGCGCGGTCAGCGCACCAAGACCAACGCCCGTACCCGCAAGGGTCCCAAGCGCACCGTCGCCGGTAAGAAGAAGGTTGGTAAGTAA